From Heliomicrobium gestii, one genomic window encodes:
- the rplU gene encoding 50S ribosomal protein L21, translating to MFAIIETGGKQYKVQQGDVLKVEKLEANPGDVVEIDRVFAVSKDGELKVGAPTVEGAKVLLKVEDHGKGKKIVIFKYKSKKNYRRKQGHRQAFTQVRVEAIEA from the coding sequence ATGTTCGCGATTATCGAAACCGGTGGCAAGCAGTACAAAGTTCAACAAGGCGATGTGCTCAAGGTGGAGAAACTTGAAGCCAATCCTGGCGATGTGGTCGAAATCGACCGCGTTTTCGCTGTCAGCAAGGATGGGGAGCTGAAGGTCGGAGCCCCGACCGTCGAAGGCGCCAAAGTCCTGCTGAAAGTGGAAGACCACGGCAAAGGCAAGAAGATCGTCATCTTCAAGTACAAGTCCAAGAAGAACTACCGCCGCAAGCAAGGTCATCGTCAAGCCTTTACCCAAGTCCGCGTCGAAGCCATCGAAGCCTAA
- a CDS encoding amino acid permease produces the protein MNLWRKKNLDQLIEFAQSKGSLKKTLGALDLTLLGIGAIIGTGIFVLTGIAAAEHAGPALVLSFVLAGLACGFAALAYAEFAALCPVSGSAYTYSYATLGEFMAWLIGWALILEYGLASSAVSIGWSAYFVKLVEGLGFHLPAAFVNPPATGGIVNLPAVVIVLIVTTLLSIGIRESARVNNIMVFIKMVVVFLFIGVGVWYVKPANWIPFMPYGVSGIWSGAAIVFFAYIGFDAVSTAAEEVKNPQRDLPIGIVASLAICTVLYIIVSAILTGIVPYDQFKGVSAPVALAMQVAGQNWLAGFVSVGAIAGITTVLLVMMFGQTRVFFAMSRDGLLPPLFSKVHPRFSTPFVSTWLTGFIVAFIAGFVPIGIVAEMVNLGTLSAFVFVSIGVILLRRQRPELNRPFRCPGVPFTPLLAVLFCAFLMGSLPWITWKLFLIWMAAGIVVYFLYGYSHSRIATPAGNQHSSES, from the coding sequence ATGAACCTCTGGCGGAAAAAGAACCTGGACCAGTTGATCGAGTTCGCCCAATCGAAAGGCAGTCTGAAAAAGACCCTGGGCGCCCTTGATCTGACCCTGCTGGGCATCGGCGCCATCATCGGCACGGGCATCTTCGTCCTGACCGGCATCGCCGCCGCCGAACACGCCGGTCCGGCCCTGGTCCTCTCCTTTGTGCTCGCCGGCCTGGCCTGCGGTTTCGCCGCCCTCGCCTATGCCGAGTTCGCCGCCCTCTGCCCCGTGTCGGGCAGCGCCTACACCTATTCCTACGCCACGCTCGGGGAATTTATGGCCTGGCTGATCGGGTGGGCCCTCATCCTGGAATACGGGTTGGCCTCTTCCGCGGTCTCAATCGGCTGGTCCGCTTACTTCGTGAAACTTGTCGAAGGGCTTGGCTTCCACCTGCCAGCGGCCTTTGTCAATCCGCCGGCAACGGGAGGCATCGTCAACCTGCCTGCTGTGGTCATCGTCCTGATCGTGACCACGCTGTTGTCGATCGGCATCCGTGAGAGCGCGCGCGTCAACAACATCATGGTTTTTATCAAGATGGTTGTCGTCTTCCTCTTCATCGGCGTCGGTGTCTGGTATGTCAAACCGGCCAACTGGATCCCCTTCATGCCCTACGGCGTCTCAGGCATCTGGTCCGGCGCCGCCATCGTCTTTTTCGCTTACATCGGCTTTGACGCCGTTTCCACGGCTGCCGAAGAGGTAAAGAACCCCCAGCGTGACCTGCCCATCGGCATCGTCGCTTCCCTGGCGATCTGCACCGTCCTCTACATCATCGTCTCGGCGATTCTGACCGGCATTGTTCCCTATGACCAGTTCAAAGGCGTTTCGGCGCCCGTTGCCCTGGCCATGCAGGTGGCCGGTCAGAACTGGTTGGCCGGCTTTGTCTCTGTCGGGGCCATCGCCGGCATCACGACAGTCCTCCTGGTGATGATGTTCGGCCAGACGCGGGTCTTCTTCGCCATGAGCCGCGACGGCCTGCTGCCGCCGCTTTTCTCGAAGGTGCATCCCCGCTTTTCCACCCCCTTTGTCTCCACTTGGCTGACCGGGTTTATCGTCGCCTTTATCGCCGGTTTCGTTCCCATCGGGATTGTGGCGGAGATGGTCAATCTGGGCACCCTGTCCGCCTTTGTCTTTGTCTCTATCGGCGTGATCCTGCTGCGGCGTCAACGTCCCGAATTGAATCGCCCTTTTCGTTGCCCCGGCGTCCCCTTTACGCCCCTGCTCGCCGTGCTTTTCTGCGCCTTCCTGATGGGTTCCCTGCCCTGGATCACCTGGAAGCTGTTTTTGATCTGGATGGCGGCAGGAATTGTCGTCTATTTCCTCTATGGCTACTCCCACAGCCGGATCGCAACACCTGCTGGAAACCAACACTCATCGGAGAGCTAG
- a CDS encoding response regulator transcription factor — protein sequence MKQILIIEDDIHIAELERDYLRLNGYTVTIVQDGALGLKQALSGIYDVALVDLMLPNKDGYEIVREIRKSMEIPIIILSAKSDDIDIIRGLAVGADDYLTKPFRFAELVARVNSHIHRYERLTGKRAATEVISHKGLEINTAARKVFVDGKEVSMTTKEYELLLFLASNPNIVFSKEQLFDKIWGEESLGELATVAVHIQKIRKKVEKDPSNPAYIETLWGTGYRFNG from the coding sequence ATGAAGCAAATCCTGATCATTGAGGATGACATCCATATCGCCGAACTGGAGCGGGACTATCTTCGTCTCAACGGTTACACCGTCACCATCGTGCAAGATGGCGCGCTGGGTCTCAAGCAGGCCCTATCGGGCATCTATGATGTGGCGCTGGTCGATCTGATGCTGCCCAACAAAGACGGCTACGAGATCGTCCGGGAGATCCGCAAGAGCATGGAGATCCCCATCATCATCTTATCGGCCAAGTCAGACGATATCGACATCATTCGCGGCTTGGCCGTCGGCGCCGACGATTACTTGACCAAACCCTTCCGGTTTGCCGAACTGGTGGCCCGGGTGAACTCCCATATCCATCGCTATGAGCGATTGACGGGCAAACGAGCGGCCACTGAAGTCATCAGCCACAAAGGGCTGGAGATCAACACGGCCGCTCGCAAGGTTTTTGTCGACGGCAAAGAGGTTTCCATGACGACCAAAGAGTACGAGTTGCTCTTGTTTCTCGCCTCGAATCCGAACATCGTCTTCAGCAAGGAACAACTCTTTGATAAGATTTGGGGCGAAGAGAGCCTGGGCGAATTGGCGACGGTGGCCGTTCACATTCAAAAAATACGCAAAAAGGTCGAGAAAGACCCTTCCAACCCGGCCTACATTGAGACGCTCTGGGGAACGGGATACCGTTTTAACGGGTGA
- a CDS encoding N-acetylmuramoyl-L-alanine amidase yields MVKGSHRYLAAAALLAGWLTASLCFGQPQTAAAASPSQETVNLVINGKAVVPDSPPVIVKDRVLVPVRVISEQLGLKVDWNSEKYEAALSGDGLMIALRPGQWEAEVNGKRVALDAPAQLRNDRLFVPLRFVGASMGGKIDWDGDSRTAYVASTGEPSSPPSSSPATPGTTSPTSPAGQAPATPASPGGAGPSPASPGSSTPSGTPAAPAGTTNPAPAPAPTGGLYDLDWQIENNKDIVVLAKTDQPQYQLTILGGPDRVVVDLPGAKLGDDLLKNRTINLGPVKQVRLGQFREDMARIVIDVNGPVTPQIEKTADGLRIRIPGTALLRHPGTPLILLDPGHGGSDPGALGPTGKREKDFTVAMALKVRDLLVKQGVDVLLIRSADMDVSLTDRGIINNRIHPDLFFSIHANSASAPEASGTETWIYGEDSRPFAEAIQRKVQPATGRSDRGIKQARFYVLRTSEVPAALLESAFISNPEEEALMFSPDFQDRVARAIVGAMMEYLKRPMRT; encoded by the coding sequence GTGGTAAAAGGATCTCATCGGTATCTCGCGGCGGCAGCCCTTTTGGCGGGCTGGCTGACCGCGTCTCTCTGCTTTGGACAACCCCAGACGGCGGCTGCGGCTTCGCCGTCCCAGGAGACCGTCAATCTGGTCATCAACGGCAAAGCCGTCGTCCCCGATTCGCCGCCGGTCATCGTCAAGGACCGGGTGCTGGTGCCCGTTCGCGTCATCTCAGAACAACTGGGACTGAAAGTGGATTGGAACAGCGAAAAATACGAAGCCGCCCTGTCCGGCGACGGGTTGATGATCGCCCTGCGCCCCGGACAGTGGGAGGCCGAGGTCAATGGCAAAAGGGTCGCCCTGGACGCCCCGGCCCAACTCCGAAACGATCGGCTCTTTGTCCCCTTGCGCTTTGTCGGCGCCTCCATGGGCGGGAAGATCGATTGGGACGGCGATAGCCGGACGGCGTACGTGGCATCGACAGGGGAACCGTCGTCACCGCCGTCGTCATCGCCGGCGACACCGGGGACGACATCCCCAACGTCCCCTGCAGGTCAGGCGCCGGCAACGCCGGCTTCGCCGGGCGGGGCTGGCCCATCCCCTGCTTCGCCAGGTTCGTCGACACCGTCCGGAACGCCGGCAGCGCCCGCCGGAACGACAAATCCGGCCCCGGCCCCGGCGCCGACGGGTGGGCTCTATGATCTTGATTGGCAGATCGAAAATAATAAAGATATCGTGGTTCTGGCGAAGACGGACCAGCCTCAGTATCAACTCACCATTCTGGGCGGGCCTGACCGGGTCGTCGTCGATTTGCCGGGCGCCAAGCTGGGCGATGACCTGCTGAAAAACAGGACCATCAACTTGGGACCGGTCAAACAGGTGCGGCTCGGCCAGTTCCGGGAGGATATGGCTCGCATCGTCATCGATGTGAACGGACCGGTGACCCCGCAGATTGAAAAAACAGCCGACGGCCTGCGGATCCGGATTCCGGGAACAGCCCTGTTGCGGCATCCCGGAACGCCCCTGATCCTGCTGGATCCCGGTCACGGCGGCAGCGATCCCGGGGCGCTGGGACCGACAGGCAAACGGGAGAAGGATTTCACGGTGGCCATGGCCCTTAAGGTCCGTGACCTCCTGGTAAAACAGGGTGTTGATGTCTTGCTGATCCGCTCGGCAGACATGGATGTATCGTTGACCGACCGGGGGATCATCAACAACCGGATCCACCCTGACCTCTTTTTCAGTATTCATGCCAACTCTGCCTCGGCGCCGGAAGCGAGCGGAACAGAAACATGGATTTACGGGGAGGATAGCCGTCCCTTTGCCGAGGCGATCCAACGGAAGGTCCAACCGGCTACAGGGAGATCTGACCGGGGGATCAAACAAGCCAGATTCTATGTGTTGCGCACCTCCGAGGTTCCCGCTGCCTTGCTAGAGAGCGCCTTCATCTCCAATCCTGAAGAAGAGGCGCTCATGTTCTCACCGGATTTTCAAGATCGCGTCGCCCGGGCGATCGTGGGCGCCATGATGGAGTATTTAAAACGGCCCATGCGAACCTAA
- a CDS encoding sensor histidine kinase translates to MRHRHFFHHHRNHRDFHQFHKYFRWVRPGVILFNLLFLYVLFSWVGNTAILLLLVAFIAVKEVIHLFFLRRLERRLFAPVQELDQGVKEIAKGNYDVSIDCDIPNEIGALIVSFNEMARKLREGEKLKQEYEENRKTLIANISHDIKTPITAIQGHVEALLEGVPDSPERAEKYLKTIHRNTIYINKLIDDLFLFSQLDLGKLALHRQTLSIRPFMQDLMEEFKFELEERQCAFTFNDRLAQEHHVSIDGKRINQAVRNIIGNAVKYGPERDLAITVELYQEGDFICLSIQDNGPGIPSEKLAFVFDRFYRIDRARTKDLGSTGLGLAIAKELIEAHGGAISLSSKENEGARFIIALPVERSDHEANPDH, encoded by the coding sequence GTGAGACACAGGCATTTTTTCCACCATCACAGGAATCACCGGGACTTTCATCAGTTTCATAAGTATTTCCGATGGGTGCGTCCCGGCGTCATCCTCTTCAACCTCCTGTTTCTCTATGTGCTGTTTTCTTGGGTCGGAAACACGGCGATCTTGCTGCTTCTCGTGGCCTTCATCGCCGTGAAGGAAGTCATCCATCTCTTCTTTCTCCGTCGATTGGAAAGACGGCTCTTTGCCCCTGTTCAGGAGTTGGATCAGGGCGTCAAGGAGATCGCCAAGGGAAACTACGATGTTTCGATCGATTGCGATATTCCCAACGAAATCGGGGCGTTGATCGTCTCGTTTAATGAGATGGCTCGAAAGTTGCGGGAAGGCGAAAAACTGAAGCAGGAGTATGAAGAGAATCGGAAGACACTGATCGCCAACATCTCCCATGACATCAAGACGCCCATCACGGCGATTCAGGGTCATGTGGAAGCCCTTCTGGAGGGGGTGCCCGACTCGCCGGAGAGGGCAGAAAAATACCTGAAGACGATCCACCGCAACACCATCTACATCAACAAACTGATCGATGATCTCTTTCTCTTTTCCCAGTTGGACCTGGGGAAACTGGCCTTGCACCGGCAGACCCTTTCGATCAGGCCCTTTATGCAGGATTTAATGGAAGAATTCAAATTTGAACTGGAGGAGCGGCAATGCGCCTTCACCTTCAACGATCGGCTGGCGCAAGAGCATCATGTGTCCATTGACGGGAAGCGAATCAACCAGGCTGTACGCAATATCATCGGCAATGCCGTCAAATACGGGCCGGAAAGGGATCTGGCGATCACGGTAGAACTGTATCAGGAAGGTGACTTTATCTGCCTCAGCATCCAGGATAACGGTCCCGGGATTCCCTCCGAAAAGCTGGCCTTCGTCTTTGACCGGTTCTACCGCATCGATCGGGCGCGAACGAAGGATCTGGGGAGCACCGGTCTCGGATTGGCCATCGCCAAGGAACTGATCGAGGCCCATGGCGGCGCGATCTCCCTTTCGAGCAAGGAGAATGAGGGCGCTCGTTTCATCATCGCGCTCCCGGTGGAAAGGAGCGACCATGAAGCAAATCCTGATCATTGA
- a CDS encoding site-2 protease family protein, with product MRIVRLAGVDVRINEWLIVLAALYVWAGVVTEVALAFACVAWHEFGHVLAARRKGFAVQEVEFFPFGGVARLEPGLEQSPGDEIPVVLAGPLFSFLLLLILEGGVRLGVDWGDYFDFLRNVNFSIGLFNLLPILPLDGGRLCRAWLAGRWGVMGASLRTAGWGEGLALLFGLLAIAGLYGGRSGLDLPLIAGFLFLGAHKERSNGPMFFWNLLRVKRRKLTGQAAWSGEVVVARRDARVSSLLPRIVPQRCLLVTVIDGEGAVIGQVSESELLQQMLQGKEDLAVGELIRKDGGR from the coding sequence GTGAGAATCGTCCGCCTGGCCGGGGTGGACGTGCGGATCAACGAATGGCTCATCGTGCTGGCGGCGTTGTATGTCTGGGCAGGTGTCGTTACGGAAGTGGCTCTCGCCTTTGCCTGTGTGGCCTGGCATGAGTTTGGCCATGTGCTTGCAGCCCGGCGCAAAGGCTTCGCTGTGCAGGAGGTTGAGTTTTTTCCCTTCGGCGGTGTCGCGCGCCTTGAACCCGGCCTGGAACAAAGCCCCGGCGATGAAATTCCTGTTGTTCTCGCCGGTCCACTCTTTTCCTTTCTCCTCCTGTTGATCCTGGAAGGTGGAGTGCGCCTGGGCGTCGACTGGGGTGACTATTTTGACTTCCTGCGCAACGTCAATTTCTCGATCGGCCTGTTTAACCTGTTGCCGATCCTGCCCTTAGATGGCGGTCGTCTCTGCCGGGCCTGGCTGGCCGGGCGCTGGGGCGTCATGGGCGCCTCTTTGCGCACCGCCGGTTGGGGGGAAGGCCTCGCCCTGCTCTTTGGCCTGCTGGCGATCGCCGGCCTTTACGGGGGACGGAGCGGTCTTGACCTGCCCTTGATCGCCGGATTTCTTTTTTTGGGCGCCCACAAGGAAAGGAGCAACGGCCCCATGTTTTTCTGGAACCTGCTCCGGGTAAAACGACGCAAACTGACGGGTCAGGCGGCCTGGAGCGGCGAGGTGGTCGTTGCCCGGCGTGATGCGCGCGTCTCCAGCCTGCTGCCGCGCATCGTCCCTCAGCGGTGCCTGCTTGTCACGGTTATCGACGGGGAAGGCGCCGTTATCGGCCAGGTCAGTGAGAGCGAACTGCTCCAACAGATGCTGCAAGGCAAGGAAGACCTGGCCGTTGGGGAACTGATTCGCAAAGACGGTGGGCGATAG
- a CDS encoding TIGR03936 family radical SAM-associated protein produces MFRVRIAFSKQDPVRWLSHLDTQKAFERAMRRAAIPLAFSEGFNPHPKIAFASALAVGIVSFGEYVDIDLAESVDPEAVKERLQKAMPEGFGIHGVKAVPPGTQALMAAVNRAQYRLRAPLQEPFDEAAISEALTRSLAETSWLVEREGKKGVSTREIRPGLFQLSGSRTDDAVLLEMLVQTGSEGNVRPEEVLEAVCRYGRLLVDRERVRILRLGLFVAQGERLLTPMDVL; encoded by the coding sequence ATGTTCCGAGTCCGGATCGCCTTTAGCAAACAGGATCCGGTGCGCTGGCTCTCCCATCTGGACACCCAGAAAGCTTTTGAGCGGGCCATGCGCCGCGCGGCCATCCCTCTGGCCTTTTCAGAGGGCTTCAATCCCCACCCTAAGATCGCCTTCGCATCGGCGCTGGCCGTCGGGATCGTCTCTTTTGGCGAGTATGTCGACATCGATCTGGCAGAGTCTGTAGACCCGGAAGCGGTGAAGGAACGGCTGCAAAAAGCCATGCCCGAGGGATTCGGCATCCACGGCGTCAAGGCCGTTCCGCCGGGAACACAGGCGTTGATGGCCGCCGTCAACCGCGCCCAGTACCGCCTGCGGGCGCCGTTGCAAGAACCCTTTGATGAGGCGGCGATCAGCGAGGCCCTGACCAGGAGCCTGGCCGAGACATCCTGGCTGGTGGAACGGGAAGGGAAAAAAGGCGTCTCCACACGGGAGATCCGTCCCGGTCTTTTCCAACTGTCCGGCTCCCGAACCGACGACGCCGTACTTTTGGAGATGCTCGTCCAGACCGGCAGCGAGGGCAATGTCCGTCCCGAAGAGGTCTTAGAGGCGGTGTGTCGGTACGGCCGCCTGCTGGTCGATCGGGAGCGAGTCCGCATCCTCCGTCTCGGCTTGTTTGTCGCCCAGGGAGAGCGGCTGCTGACGCCGATGGACGTCCTATGA
- a CDS encoding murein hydrolase activator EnvC family protein: protein MKKSIIPEGGEWILNRRRRRPAPSGESLREPEREIGPEPPKDGMGGGSGGAGGNRWLSRFGLAASRSWFPSDETARWGESPPGRGEASLLRRWLWQTAISLALFAICWQIFQFDQPWARWLQGEVRRVATENVEYEALHEAVLRLGLWTDAAAVTPVFAPAGGGARVGLPVDRPVKGILVQTYGQRGGQFYPGVRIAAPAGSAVTAGVAGKVAVTWVENGGHFVQIAVDDGTVRILGPLESTEVKTGQAVGLETLLGRLARSESDGQAQLYLEVRREGHSVDPFEGEKGGRPQ from the coding sequence GTGAAGAAGTCGATCATTCCCGAAGGGGGCGAATGGATCCTCAATCGACGACGCCGCCGTCCGGCGCCGTCGGGCGAGAGCCTTCGCGAACCGGAACGGGAGATCGGCCCTGAACCGCCGAAGGACGGAATGGGCGGTGGAAGCGGCGGCGCCGGGGGGAACCGCTGGCTCAGCCGTTTTGGTCTTGCCGCTTCACGGAGTTGGTTTCCGAGCGATGAGACAGCCCGCTGGGGCGAATCGCCGCCAGGCAGGGGGGAGGCATCGCTGCTGCGACGCTGGCTCTGGCAGACGGCCATCTCGTTGGCGCTCTTCGCAATCTGCTGGCAGATCTTCCAGTTTGACCAGCCCTGGGCACGGTGGCTGCAGGGCGAGGTTCGGCGCGTTGCTACTGAGAATGTCGAATATGAGGCCCTCCATGAAGCCGTCTTGCGCCTGGGTCTCTGGACCGACGCGGCTGCCGTCACGCCTGTCTTTGCCCCTGCCGGCGGCGGCGCGCGGGTGGGCCTTCCAGTGGACAGGCCGGTCAAGGGCATCCTCGTCCAGACCTATGGGCAGCGAGGGGGTCAATTTTATCCCGGCGTTCGCATCGCGGCGCCCGCCGGATCGGCTGTCACCGCCGGTGTCGCCGGCAAGGTGGCGGTCACATGGGTGGAAAACGGCGGTCACTTCGTCCAGATCGCGGTCGATGATGGAACGGTGCGCATCCTGGGCCCGCTGGAATCGACGGAGGTCAAAACCGGTCAGGCCGTCGGATTGGAAACGCTCCTGGGTCGCCTGGCCCGCAGTGAATCGGACGGTCAAGCGCAACTCTACCTGGAGGTTCGCCGGGAGGGACACAGCGTCGATCCCTTTGAAGGGGAAAAGGGGGGGCGTCCCCAGTGA
- a CDS encoding Rne/Rng family ribonuclease has product MNKTVLVQADQEWTKVAVLEEERLVEVHWEQSDQGVLVGNIYKGRVENVLPGMQAAFVDIGWERNAFLVLADALPPDLKDLRAGLSIDDILKPGQEVTVQVLKEGIGGKGPRVTCHLTLPGRWVVLLPDGDQGGVSRRIDDPAERERLRQLVEQVRPPGMGLIVRTTAAGAAEEELAADVARLAKRWERIHEKASRRPAPCLIDGSGDLVERLLRDRIDAEVALIRVSDLDVYNRMWEWAGENLPALRQRLHLEEGRDFWAEHNLHSEIDKALRPKVWLKSGGYLVIEETEALTVIDVNTGRFTGSVNLEETIRQTNIEAAREVPRQLRLREIGGIIIIDFIDMRDERHRAEVLETLEAHLARDKTRTSVLGLTALGLVEMTRKKVRPSLASLLTTPCDCCDGRGRVVKGETP; this is encoded by the coding sequence ATGAACAAGACCGTCCTTGTTCAGGCTGACCAGGAATGGACAAAGGTAGCTGTCTTAGAGGAAGAGCGCCTCGTCGAGGTCCACTGGGAGCAGAGCGATCAGGGCGTTCTGGTGGGGAACATCTATAAGGGCCGTGTGGAAAACGTGCTGCCGGGCATGCAGGCGGCTTTCGTCGATATCGGTTGGGAACGGAATGCCTTTCTTGTCCTTGCCGACGCGCTGCCGCCTGACTTAAAGGATCTGCGCGCCGGTCTTTCAATCGATGATATCCTCAAACCGGGCCAAGAAGTGACGGTCCAAGTGCTCAAGGAGGGGATCGGCGGCAAGGGGCCTCGCGTGACCTGCCACTTGACCCTGCCTGGACGCTGGGTCGTCTTGTTGCCTGACGGCGATCAAGGAGGCGTCTCCCGGCGGATCGATGATCCGGCGGAACGGGAACGCCTTCGCCAATTGGTTGAACAAGTGCGCCCGCCCGGGATGGGACTCATCGTCCGTACGACGGCGGCCGGCGCCGCAGAAGAGGAACTGGCTGCCGATGTGGCCCGCTTGGCCAAGCGCTGGGAGAGGATACACGAAAAGGCCAGCCGCCGACCGGCGCCCTGCCTGATCGACGGCAGCGGCGACCTGGTCGAACGGCTCCTGCGCGATCGCATTGACGCTGAGGTGGCGCTGATTCGGGTCAGCGATCTCGATGTGTACAACCGGATGTGGGAGTGGGCCGGCGAAAACCTGCCGGCGCTTCGCCAGCGTTTGCATCTGGAAGAGGGACGCGACTTTTGGGCCGAGCACAACCTGCACAGCGAGATCGACAAAGCCTTGCGTCCCAAGGTCTGGCTCAAGTCGGGTGGCTATCTGGTCATCGAGGAGACGGAAGCGCTCACCGTCATCGACGTGAACACAGGCCGTTTCACCGGTTCCGTCAATCTGGAGGAGACGATCCGCCAGACCAATATTGAGGCGGCTCGCGAGGTGCCGCGCCAGCTCCGCCTGCGCGAGATCGGCGGGATCATCATCATCGATTTTATCGACATGCGTGACGAGCGACACCGCGCCGAGGTCCTGGAGACGCTGGAGGCGCACCTGGCGCGGGATAAGACGCGGACGAGCGTGCTGGGGTTGACGGCGCTGGGGCTGGTGGAGATGACCCGCAAGAAGGTGCGTCCGAGCCTCGCCTCGCTCCTGACGACCCCATGCGACTGTTGTGACGGGAGGGGACGGGTCGTGAAGGGGGAAACCCCCTGA
- a CDS encoding TIGR03960 family B12-binding radical SAM protein codes for MSRKNEISKILEDELLQKVTKPTRYTGGEHNQVKKDGSQVDVTMAFAFPDVYEVGMSHLGLRILYHLINEQPRMAMERVFAPWPDMEKAMRSRGVPLFSLESRRPLTEFDVLGFTLQYEMSYSNILNMLDLAGIPLFAEERGDGDPLIMAGGPCAVNPEPVAPFLDLILLGEGEETLPRVLQTIADFKSETAFPAGGADCGGEQVETGAASPQTGKAHRGDRSRRETLLLRLAAIPGVYVPAFYRPEYEENGRFLGTKPMRPGVPEKVKKQIVTDLDKAYFPTTSLVPFMDVIHDRVMLEVLRGCSRACRFCQAGSIYRPVRERSPETLKRQAEELVKATGYDEIALTSLSTADYTCVEPLIKELIATHAGQKVGLSLPSLRVDAFSVDLAKEVQKVRKTGLTFAPEAGTQRLRDVINKGVTESDLMETVESAFSSGWTGLKLYFMIGLPTETEEDLEGIARLAEQVVYKGTAILREKGIKKSVRVTVSTSSFVPKAQTPFQWEPQAAMADLEAKQAFLKQRLRDRRISYNWHDAQISFLEAVFAKGDRRLAQVLHRAWQKGCVFDGWSEFFRYDTWMEAFRECGVDPAEYAYRAIGYDDPLPWDHLDFGVSRQYLIREHKNALAASLTRDCRVDSCAGCGVCPTLGVSIDLRGGDHVPSPDRL; via the coding sequence TTGAGTCGTAAAAATGAAATCAGCAAAATCCTAGAAGACGAATTGCTGCAAAAGGTGACGAAACCGACGCGGTATACGGGAGGCGAACACAACCAGGTAAAAAAGGACGGGTCACAGGTCGATGTGACGATGGCCTTCGCCTTTCCCGATGTCTATGAGGTCGGCATGTCCCACCTGGGTTTGCGCATCCTGTACCACCTGATCAACGAACAGCCGCGTATGGCGATGGAGCGGGTCTTCGCTCCCTGGCCCGATATGGAGAAAGCCATGCGGTCGCGAGGCGTGCCGCTGTTTTCCCTGGAGAGCCGGCGACCGCTGACAGAATTCGATGTGCTCGGTTTTACCCTGCAGTATGAGATGTCCTACAGCAATATCCTCAACATGCTTGACCTGGCCGGCATCCCGCTCTTTGCCGAGGAACGGGGGGACGGCGATCCGCTGATCATGGCGGGCGGCCCCTGCGCCGTGAACCCGGAGCCCGTGGCGCCCTTTTTGGATCTGATCCTCCTTGGCGAAGGGGAGGAGACACTGCCGCGGGTTCTGCAGACCATCGCAGACTTTAAAAGCGAGACAGCCTTTCCGGCTGGCGGAGCCGACTGCGGCGGCGAACAGGTTGAAACCGGCGCGGCGTCGCCGCAGACTGGCAAGGCGCACCGGGGCGATCGCTCCCGCCGGGAGACGCTGCTGCTTCGATTGGCCGCTATCCCCGGCGTCTACGTGCCTGCCTTCTACCGGCCTGAGTATGAAGAGAACGGGCGTTTTCTCGGCACGAAGCCGATGCGGCCCGGTGTTCCGGAAAAGGTGAAGAAACAGATCGTCACCGATCTGGACAAGGCCTACTTTCCCACCACATCGCTGGTGCCCTTCATGGACGTGATCCACGACCGGGTCATGCTCGAAGTGCTCCGCGGCTGTTCCCGCGCCTGCCGCTTCTGTCAGGCCGGGAGCATCTACCGGCCTGTTCGGGAGCGCTCCCCGGAGACGTTGAAGCGGCAGGCGGAAGAGCTCGTGAAGGCGACGGGCTACGACGAGATCGCCTTGACCTCCTTGAGCACCGCCGACTACACCTGTGTCGAGCCCCTGATCAAGGAATTGATCGCCACCCATGCCGGGCAGAAGGTGGGTCTCTCCTTGCCGTCGCTGCGCGTGGACGCCTTCTCCGTCGACCTGGCCAAAGAGGTCCAGAAGGTGCGCAAGACCGGCCTCACCTTCGCGCCGGAAGCTGGCACCCAGCGCCTGCGCGATGTGATCAACAAGGGGGTCACTGAATCGGACCTGATGGAGACGGTCGAGAGCGCCTTTTCCAGCGGCTGGACCGGTCTCAAGCTCTACTTCATGATTGGCCTGCCGACGGAGACGGAGGAGGACCTGGAAGGGATCGCTCGCCTGGCCGAACAGGTCGTGTACAAGGGAACGGCGATCCTGCGGGAAAAGGGCATCAAAAAGAGCGTCCGCGTCACCGTCAGCACCTCATCCTTTGTGCCCAAAGCGCAGACCCCCTTTCAGTGGGAGCCTCAGGCCGCCATGGCCGACCTGGAGGCGAAACAGGCCTTCTTGAAACAGCGGCTTCGCGACCGCCGCATCAGCTACAACTGGCATGACGCCCAGATCAGCTTTCTCGAAGCCGTCTTTGCCAAGGGTGACCGCCGGCTCGCCCAGGTGCTCCACCGGGCTTGGCAAAAAGGCTGTGTCTTCGACGGCTGGTCTGAATTCTTCCGCTATGACACGTGGATGGAGGCGTTCCGGGAGTGCGGCGTCGATCCGGCTGAGTACGCCTACCGGGCCATCGGCTATGATGACCCATTGCCCTGGGACCACCTCGATTTTGGCGTCTCTCGCCAGTATCTCATCAGGGAACATAAAAACGCCCTGGCGGCATCGCTGACCCGGGACTGCCGGGTCGACTCATGCGCCGGATGTGGCGTCTGTCCGACTTTAGGGGTAAGTATCGATTTGCGGGGTGGTGACCATGTTCCGAGTCCGGATCGCCTTTAG